One stretch of Lytechinus variegatus isolate NC3 chromosome 17, Lvar_3.0, whole genome shotgun sequence DNA includes these proteins:
- the LOC121431143 gene encoding cannabinoid receptor type 1B-like: MHVIGINQTVIPEVDIIIVTTTGLLTVFGVVANWLILCVVAKQKHLHKRANALLFSLALLDFSTCALSGPYSIITFFKNSPWPSFTVCRGMLIYGVASTLASCLFNALISINCLHGILSQNGLVHTWNQVLVVAMTVLGWVVFITFVLAPLYFLHEVTFQPRLGVCYINDGDTTLPFAIAIFSMTAVSWIISLICYLKIANIVRISSAHLRVAAVTSNEPVPQMNQLNARNRYLIKLVQTVFITFLFYIVFFIPLLIVELLYRSDLNPHYLLHRTACLILWSSSVLNPYIYIYRLKDIRKAIVNILPCGYRIDIVAA; the protein is encoded by the coding sequence ATGCATGTGATTGGTATAAACCAGACTGTCATCCCTGAAGTGGATATCATCATAGTAACCACGACTGGTCTCCTAACCGTCTTTGGTGTCGTTGCCAACTGGTTGATCCTATGTGTCGTTGCGAAACAGAAACACCTCCACAAGCGAGCCAATGCTCTTCTGTTTAGTCTGGCCCTCCTAGACTTCTCAACTTGCGCCCTCAGTGGCCCTTATTCCATCATAACCTTCTTCAAGAACTCCCCCTGGCCGAGTTTCACTGTATGCCGTGGAATGCTGATCTACGGCGTGGCTTCGACGTTGGCCTCCTGTCTCTTCAACGCGCTCATCTCAATCAATTGCCTCCACGGAATCCTGTCGCAGAATGGCTTGGTTCATACATGGAACCAAGTTCTCGTCGTTGCAATGACTGTTCTGGGTTGGGTGGTGTTCATCACGTTTGTGTTAGCCCCACTTTACTTCCTCCACGAGGTCACCTTCCAACCCCGTCTTGGTGTCTGTTACATCAACGATGGCGACACAACGCTCCCCTTTGCCATAGCAATCTTCTCCATGACAGCCGTCTCCTGGATCATCTCATTAATTTGCTATTTGAAGATCGCCAACATAGTGCGCATCTCATCCGCCCATCTTCGAGTCGCAGCCGTAACAAGCAACGAACCAGTTCCGCAGATGAACCAACTCAACGCAAGGAATCGCTATCTAATTAAGCTGGTGCAAACGGTCTTCATCACGTTTTTGTTCTACATCGTGTTTTTCATACCTCTCCTGATTGTTGAATTGCTCTACCGATCTGACTTGAACCCACACTATCTACTCCACAGGACAGCCTGTCTCATTCTCTGGAGCAGTTCTGTTCTGAATCCGTACATCTATATCTATAGACTGAAGGACATCCGCAAAGCCATTGTGAATATATTGCCATGTGGTTACAGAATAGACATCGTGGCTGCATaa